The region GATGATGAAGAGAGTAAAAAAGAGTATCTAGAAGCTTTAGGAGTAGAAGAGGCTGGATTAAATAGATTGATCAGAGCAGGATACAAGTTATTAGGACTTCAAACATATTTTACTGCTGGGGTAAAAGAAGTAAGAGCTTGGACAATAAGGATAGGAGATACAGCACCAAAAGCTGCTGGAGAGATTCATACAGACTTTGAAAAAGGATTTATCAGAGCTAAAGTAGTATCATTTGAAGATTTTATAAAGTATTCTGGATGGAAGGGAGCACAAGAAGCTGGTGTTCTAAGACTAGAAGGAAAAGAGTACATAGTACAAGATGGAGATTTAATGGAATTTTTATTCAATGTGTAGAATAAAAAATCCTTTGTTAAGAAAAATTACTTGACAATATCTAAAAAAGTTAGTAAAATATCTAGGTGTACGATTGGAGGAAATTGTTTTGAAATTAGAGATTAAAGATTTTCAAAACCAGATTTTAGAGTTCGATTTTTATATGGAGAACATAGAAGATATTGAACTTGTAGAAAGAGTACATGTTATTGGAACAGCTGTAAATAACAATGGAAAAGTTGAAATAAGTGGACATTACTCAACAACATTAAGGGTACAATGTGTAAGATGTTTAAAAGAGTTTGATTTGAAATTAGAAAATGATTTTATGGGAACTTTTTTAGATGAGAATCAATATACTCAGTATTTAAAGAGCTTGAATACAGAGTGTGAAATTGATAAAAATGAGATTTATGATCCTATAGAAAATGGGATTATAGATTTAGAAAGTTTGGTAAGAGAGTATATATTATTAGATATGCCACCATACCCACAATGTGAGCCTAGTTGTGAAGATGATTCAGAAATAGAGAAACATAGTAATGATGGAATAGATCCACGTTGGCAACAATTATTGCAGATAAAAAATTAATTTTTAAATAAGATTGTAAGT is a window of Candidatus Fusobacterium pullicola DNA encoding:
- a CDS encoding DUF177 domain-containing protein, producing the protein MKLEIKDFQNQILEFDFYMENIEDIELVERVHVIGTAVNNNGKVEISGHYSTTLRVQCVRCLKEFDLKLENDFMGTFLDENQYTQYLKSLNTECEIDKNEIYDPIENGIIDLESLVREYILLDMPPYPQCEPSCEDDSEIEKHSNDGIDPRWQQLLQIKN